Sequence from the Ictalurus furcatus strain D&B chromosome 25, Billie_1.0, whole genome shotgun sequence genome:
taataatatttgatatttcttttaaataagaaaCTAAGGCTTGTTGACTAAATGAGAGGATTAGCTTTGTTTGTGTCGTTTTAATCCCTCACAGTGAGGGTGCAGGATGATATGATATTTAAATACACCCCAGCCCAAATCCATCTCCATGCAAACCCCATTACATAAAAGTACACAAATTCTCAGATAAAATCTTAGACCTTGCTTATTTCGTCAAATGTATTAGGGATAACCAAAAATGAAGACCAAAGGAGTGATGTGCCTTTAACgcaaaaaattttaatactCCTGGTCAgctataggtgtgtgtgtgtacggctggtgttttgtgtttttattgtagtTTGATCACGTTTAATGCCACAGACCGAACTAAATGATACAGAATAGCAATTGTGGTATTTTGTTTAGATAACTGCTTGCTCTAACATGCTAACGGGACACTAAACGAGTGCTCTATTAAAGACAAGGTCACTTGGCAGGTAAAATTTGTTAAGCCTGTAAATAAGACACAGACAGTGCtaactgtaaaatataaatatctagTGTGCTAATTTAAGTGCCTAATTTAGAGTGTTAAAATTGGTCAGTCTAGAGATAATCTGAAGTCGTTTCTcagtaaacatttaataataaacatttcccccattcacacacgcatAATCActgattagttttttttcttcaaattttaAATACCATGTAAATGatatcatttaaacaaaatgtatatacacacacacacactcacacatatatgtatgtgtgtgtgtttgttatggtTGTTGCTGATGTGGCTCTATACATGACTTATCTATTAGGAGACACAATACAGCCTTTGGCCTGCTCTGAAGAAATTAAGAGCAGCGATAGATCAAACACAGTAGCATGCTAGGACCATATGATTAATTTAATCCAATTCAAAGAACATGCTGTGATTGTATAACAACAAACTGACCCTGATGCTTTATTTGTTGTGCTGGCATTTAGGGTTTACGGTTTAATTGAACTTCAGATTTATTCTTTACAGCTCCTCTATAAACAAAACCCACAATGAGCCTAAACGTTTAGCTCCGAGCTCTGAAAGGCATCGCTGTGGAATTGCGTACGTTCTCGTGAAGCTGCTATAAGAATCCAGTATGGCGTTTTAAGTGGGATGTTGGTTTTCAAGCCGCAGGAATCACTGACCAGAGAGGAGCTTTGATGTGAGGATGATTATTACTATGTTGCCTGGATAACAGTGTAGTCATTTGCTCTTGAGTCTGTCATCAGTGTTGACTGAGATTGATTCAAGCAAAACCACAAATACTGGtgtctgttattaaaaaaagaaaataatcataaGAATGTTGTATCTACCCTGGTGCTGGTCACAATTCTTTGTGCACATTTTAGCAACTGTGTGCAAGGAGGCAGAGTGAGTACACGGCGAGAGAAATGTGTCATTGTTGAGCAAGATCCTTAAGGTAgagttcacacatacagcgactcgCAGTGACAAAGTGACTACAGACCGTTTTCAATAAGAGCTGCGACTTCTGGCGACAGCGATGGTTGGCGACTGGACGTCGGCGTGTCCAGCGACGTGACAAAGTTCAGAAAAGTTGAACTTTATGgatttggagcgacttggtgcagcgagaaccaatgggagtgaagacagtagagcgcacgtAATGCGTGATCCGCCATGCTGCCTGCGAGTCCGAAATGTTTCCTGGACCCAGACTGTCCACAGATAGATGACCACAATGTCAAAGAGCACacgctgcttctccttcatctcataGGATATAATGCATATTtacacactggtgaattttaaaTATGAACGTTCTCCCTCCagcatgtttcattttagcagcaagaaaactgatttgttgtcaaaagtcgAATGCTAATTGTGCCACCCACTATGGCAACCATTAGTATAAACGCCTACTTGCGACTTCATATTACAGTGACTGGAAACTtgcagtgataaaaaaaaaaaaatctctgtgtgtgtgaacgtaGCGAAGTTTACTGTAACCCACAAATTTACACCGCCCCCCCAACAAAAAATCATCCCATTTGCCCAACATGGCTAAACAACTGCATGTTCAACAACTGATATAACATGTGTGGAGTTGTAATCAGCTATGCATGTAGTTACAGCAGATGTACACATGATTAACATAACTAAGTTTTTAATTTTGCAGGAAATCATGGGATTTAACTATTGTGCTGTCGTCCTTAAGCAGTAAAAGTATGAACtaggacatttaaaaaaacaacaaccatctATTGTTGGACAAATCGCTTGTATTAATTAAATGCCAACACgcttgtgtgtgaatgtgattatAAATGTGCTCACAGCTCAACTATGTAAATTTAGTGTTGATTTCCACTTGTACACTTGGTCACACAGTataaaaatggcttttttgtgtgtcttgCTGTTTAGTAGGTTGTTTGTTTGCACTTTATTGTTGGATGTGCTGGAGGTGGGGAGTGGTGTGTTattctgggaaggtttttaaagttatcaaaataatgtgtgcagcttttttttattttgtgaaagtGAACCTCTCTCTTCATGTTTGTAATATCATGCTTGTATTAGATTGGTGTTCTGTAAACACGCACTCTTGGAAGGTGCTCATTACGTGGCTCGCTTAGAGGGTTTCTTACGTCATAAAGTTTGGATCAAGCACATGCCTCCTACGCTGCCAGCCGTAATTCAAAGTGTCTAtcatttcatattcagttacagttTATCACAGCGTGCAAAACGTTTGAGCAGCTATCTCTGGGATGAGTCTGTGCTTGTCTGAGAGTGGTAACTAACTAAGACCGCTCCTGTCACTCAAGAGCAGGGGAGGAGCGGCATCGATGAGACGACTAACCTTTACATGCTGCACCAAACCCTTCCGAGTTTACGTGACTCTTCAtgcctttctctctgtttcatcATCGGTCTCGTCATTGTGGTCTCATCACTTGTGGTTGCGGTCTGATTGAAAGAGGCTGAAATGGAAACTCTAACACATCATCAGGCAGAGCTTGCTCAGGCATTTggaatttttaaacatttaatatttagtgaCACTCACAATAACttacaggttttaaaaaaagccaTATACTATATTTCAATTCACTGTATGTTTTTGCTCTGATCCAGAATCAAATGCTTATGCTGTTGTTtttcatgatatatatatatatatatatatatatatatatatatatatatatatatatatatatatatatatatatatatatatatatatatacatacacacacacacacacacacacacttttaattcTGGTTCTCCAGCTGGATTTATATTCAACATTATGATTGAATATTATATTGCACATGCATATTGAACATTAAGACATTTTGCAGAGTCAGGGCTGATTTTAAGTTCAATTTGTACACCTTTATAACTGAAATTAAGATTAGCAAATGTTAGATACAGACTCAACGACAGACCTTTTTGTTATGAAGTTAGTAGAAGCATACAGTACATCATGTCTCTCTTGTGGTTTTCTGCTCCATGTGCCAGAAGTGCtgttttgtataaaataaaaatcctgtttCCGTGTTATTATAAAAATTTCTTTACAATATATTTAATGCTTTATTGTCATCAATTTTACCTGTGTAATTTTGACTCTTGCATGAGTGATGGATTTATTTGCCCTATAATACTGTtatcaaacaaagaaacaaaaaaatatatattccaaATGACTATAATGTGAAAACACATTCTCCTTTTCCTCTAGAACATTCAACACAgttatacacacaaacacatatttataattaaaaattttttttttaaaaaaaggtactTAATACATGTGTGTCTAttaagtctttaaaaaaatctatctgGTCTCCCTGCTGTAATTCGGTggttaaaagagagaaaaatgtaaGGACAGATAACAGGAGGAGGAAATTGTCTGAAATAAATATGGGTTGCTTGGGCAGAGGTTGGCCCATCTTTAAAAGCTTCCACTTGAGGGGTGGGATAAAGATTTCTAGCTAGGCTCGTCTGCACACTACACAACTTCTAACTTCACATGAATAAACACCTGAGCCTGAGAAACAGCGTTAAAAACAGATCCATGGCTTAATACACAAAGCTGATGAAATAGCACTTGAAATGACAAATAGTCCATTATTGAAGCGAAACAGACATGCAAGTCGTTTTAACCTCGGTGTGATTAACAGTGCAAAAGAATTCTAACTCTCAAAATGAATGGAGAAGAGCACCCAGTATGTTCTGTCCTACAGACCGAGTATTACAGTGTGCTGGTTAAAATGGTACTCAGTCTGCCACAAAATACTAGTTCTCGGAATATTTGATCCTGTTGAACTTTGTAAAACATTAACTAAATACGTAAAGTTCGTCATCACAAACTTTGTAGATAGTTTgaatttgaaagaaagaaagaaagaaagaaaagggtgacagacagaaagacagctaCTGGTAGAAAGATAGATAACAtactctgatggtatgggggtgcattcgTGCATAtcgaatgggcagcttgcacatctggaaaggcaccatcaatgctgaaaggtatatacaggttttagagaaACATATGTTTCCATCCAGATTGTAAGAGaatctctgcctctctaagatcctctttttatacccagtcatgttactgaactgttgccaattaaccaaattagttgcaaaatgttcctccagcagTTTCTTTTgggtaacacttacttttccagccttttgttgccctgtcccaacttttttgagatgtattgtggccatcaaattcaaaattatcttattttttcctttaaatggttcatttcctcagtttaaacatttgatatgttttctatgttctattgtgaagaacatctgggtttatgagatttgcaaatcattgcattctgtttttatttacatttcacacagcatccaacttttttggaattggggttgtagacaGTCAGATGGAGTGAGAGTGTTATTAGTACAAACACAGAAGGAGTGAGAGTGATACAGGAGGATTGATAGAAAGAAATatgaagagtgagtgagtgagtgtgtgtgtactactGGTAGCACTGATAGACGGAGGGATGAAGTGCGAATCCCTGTTACAAGTACACTCACAGCGTCAGAGGCACAGAAGGATTGTGCGGAGTTTGGTGGAAGTGGCTTGAAAGCTCAAGGAGTTATAACAGtccaatattttaaatgtaggtCAATGGGAATTTTGGGCATTGTGACGTTCCATAACAAAACCCTGTTATTCCAATCAGTTagaaaagtcatagcacactaAGTCAAAACAGACTGAAGGTCTGTGACGAGTTTGGTGGATGTAGCTTGAAAGCTCTAGGAGTAGAGTTTAGAAATTTTAGatctcagaataataataataataagcttaaaCAGCAGAACAGAACGCACTGAATGAACACTGTATCTGGAGTAACAAGACAAGTGGCTGGTCATACTTGCACCATCAATCACTTTTTACTGCCTGTTTCTAGTGTCTAAGGTCACGCAGACTGAGCTCTGGAGAACTGTCTGAAGCTCCTCCCTCTTTGCCATCTATGTCACCATGGTTGCTCTCAAATCCACTCGCCAGGTCGCTGAGATCACTTCCTGACAGGCTTGAGTGTGCAACCCGTCCTTGACCTCTTAGTTTTGGGTCTAAATGCAGATTGAAACAACCAAGTGATTAAACAATGATTAAAGTGATCGTAGAAGGCCATCATTACTGCTtataataagtaaggaataaaacacgataaagcatgctgttacaggaaaataaccaacaacaGGGCGGGGTGATGTGAAAGCGGAATATTTTcctattattttcctgtaaaagcacaacctgaagtgtttaattcctcttacaccacagcggtTTTCTAAAGCTAATCATTTTTATTgactgaaaaaaatacattcagttTTTCACAACAACGTTGTGGAGTGTCCTtgaaaacaagttagttcatgttatcCCTTGTAATAGCAGCTGCGTATGAACAGTTGTTCTCTtcccagcctctttttttttctattgaagttacataaaataaaaaacctaacGTTACAGGTTACctatgactgttacaaagcgtgGACAGTGGAGGATCCTTCCAAAATTACTATATGAATGTCTCCTCGCATAAAACTTCACCATAGCAACTATTATACGTTGTTGTCTTTTTCCATGCTGTTTATGTGGGAATGtgccatacaaatccctgttttttggttgttgctAAAGAAAGAATAACGTATTACAAagagcgtgttaatataaacctgtgatttgcctgcTGTCAGAGCCATATAATATCAACTACCACCTTTTTTCACTAAACTTTGGAGGAAATGGCAGGAAACTAACTAGGAAGCAAATCTCCCACAGGAAACACAAATGTGGGCTGAGCCTttacagtaaatgtgtgtgtgtgtgtgtatgtgcacgcACGTGTGCGCATACACATCGCTTGTACGTAAGTAAATCTgctttctaaataaatatacttACTATCTGCACttatgttacagttacattataAAAACATCAGcttgtgagtgagtgtgtgtggataagTTTATACAGTACGTTCTGTTTTAATAAGCACTTTTAATAAGCCATCTAAGTGcctttctcttctctcagtTCTTCGTTTCTCTAAACCATTGAGAACATCATAGAGACACGCCGAGTCAAAATTATAAATGCATATTAAACATTTTCCTGTCCTGCCACTTGTCTATAGCTACTTTGTTGTTGTCTGTTTGCTTGATCAATGTTAGTTGATTTGTTTAGTAACATTTTGTTACAGAAAAGgtcagtgggtgtgtgtgttgagattCCTGCATCAGCTCCCACACGCAAGACTAAGATTAAGAGTGTGGGATAAGGTAGAGATGTGTGTCCTTTTGTATATTATACCTGTGAGtgaattgtatgtgtgtgtgtgagaaagtagTGATGTCGAACCTGATTCCCCCAGCCAGGATATGTCCGGGTCATCTGAGCTTATATCTCCGAGACTGGGGGTGGGGCTCAATTCATCATCTGAGTCTGACAGTGACCATCTCCGAGAACTCATCTCCACAGCAACCATTGCCTCCGAAGGATCTTGGGAAAGACAACAGGAGGTAAAAATAGAGACTGCAAAAGGACAGGGAGGAGACACAGAagtatacaggtgtgtgttCTTTACTTGATTTCCGCAGTGTTTCTGCAGGTGTGTCAAGTCTGTCTTTCAGAATAAGGCCTCTCACTTCATCCTTCAATCCAGATACTGTAAGTctaccacacacatacatacacacacacactatttatttttaaatatagctgACCAGGAGCTTTAAAATTTTGCATTAAAGGCACATTAGTCCTTTTTGTGGTTATCCCTAATACATTAGACGAAATAAACAAGGTTAGTGATTTACTCTAAGAATTTGTAGGATTTTAATCTGACAAATTAAAGACAAGTCTCAAGTCAGCAGCTCTCAAGCCAAAGTTCAGTATAATTTAAATCCTGGTCAAGTATAAGCTGCCTAAGCTCAAACGCAAGGTCACCTTGAATCATTACTATGGAAAGGAATTGGGAATCTGTCTTCCTCAAATAATTGTAGTAGGCTGTTAGCATTTAAAGTTGAAGAAACAATTGTTTACCCAGTCCAGTTACATACCAGAATATGCAAATTCAGTAAAAAATGTCAGGTCAAAGTCTGACACTTGTATCACAaataatacagtacatgtaaCTCGAGTCATGAGACGAGAGACTTATGTAGGACTGCTTCACTGGTGCACGCATACCTGAGATCTCTCACGTCTTGCTGTGTGTGCTGGTACTGTGAGATGATCCGGGAAAGTTCAAAGCCGTGTGTGCGGTAAGACTCGGTGACGGTATCCAGTATCTGTACAAAGAACCAATTGTGAGACAGCACAAGGGCAACCAAGGTTACTCATCAGAGTAAGGACTACTGCACACATACTACGGCTGAAAACGTCATACAGCGTCaatgtgtcattttttaaaacgtgATCCAAGTTTCATTTCCTATCAGCACCGATAAACGactgctggaactatcggttatctgGAAAAATCCAAACCGATcatttttcccggttgcgtccgttgagggagcagctgagaaggatccgctgtcattatacagtacaagagcgtccaaataaaaaccatcactgactaattttgttgtgttattcactttaatatttattaatagttcatatattaatatttatttaatttttaaaaagtatagtacattttcacggtacagtcaatactgtttatttttgtaataaagttcagcaatattttactctgagtgttacatttttaaactattgggtgtttaatcggttatcggcagatGCCGCCtgacttagttatcggtatcggtaaaatAAGTCGACCTCTAACAAAAAGTGACTGATCAGTTAAGAACTtacaggaaaaatccaccctgaaacacacgaagtatatttatattgagataTTTTGTGATGAGCTTAGCGATTCTGGTGGTAATTTGTCGGTTAATGCTGTATTGACGTGGACttaaagttccagaatgcaatgcagctatatgaCACAGTTACGCTTTATCACCGCAGAGACTCGGTGCAGTATTAGTACGACAGTTCAAACTTtagagcagagtgtacagatgagaaggtgagagagctggaggtAGATATCTAATTCCCCACTGGAaacactatcagcaggtagctGAACGGCACTGTGGGTAATgttaaccaaaatgaaaatacattaatgaaagaagtttatatttaaaaaaaaaccccaaaaaacatgaactcagaatttcattttaaaataattagtaCGTTAAAGAGCATGTGTGatttataaacattaatatgcATAGTGCCAGCATTTCCAGCAGTGATTCACAGTGCTGGATCAACATCCGGAAATACACGCAGGTATCTGTAAAGTGCCGATTTTTTAATtatgcctctgtacaccaccacaatggatttgaaatgaagcaatcaagatgtttTTGAAGTGTagtctttcagctttaattcaaggggtttaacacaAATATTGCactaaccatttaggaattagaGCAATATCTTtgacagagtccctccattttcacaggctcaaaagtaattggacaaaccaACAATCATAAACATTAGGATTATTTTTCAGCCACcatcagttgctgcttgttcgTGAgtgtttctgccttcagttttgtcttcagtaaatgaaaagcgtgctcaattgggttgaggtcattgGACATTTAAGAGCATTTAATTTCTtcgccttaagaagctcttgagTTGCTTTCGCGGTATGTTGTGAAGCTccgtcctatcagttttgcagcatttgagcATAAAGTATAGTTCTGTACACTTCACAATTCATCCTCCTACTTCTTATCAgcaatcacatcatcaataaacaccagtgacccagccatacatgcccatgccataacacttcctccactgtgcttgacagatgatgtggtatgctttagATCATGAGTCCTTCCTTActtttctcttcccatcattctggtacaagttcatcttgcatcagaactgctcaggtttttttcttttttaagagaTTGTTCTACCAAAGCTTTTCTGTTCTTGTGCTGTCtttctgataggtctgtttcctttttttcatacTAATGATGACCTCCGTCACTTGCATCAACACCTCTTTCGACCGCATATTGacagttcccatgaacagctaccaaatgcaaattcaacacttggaaacAACTCCAGACTTTTTATCTACtgaatttgtcatgaaataacaaggAACCAGGCCACACATGGACACAAAACTGCTTAGCAGAcaactgtccaattacttttgagcctgtgaaaatggaggaaatgggtaaaaaatggctgtaattcctaaacggttaattaatgttttcttaacctccttgaattaaagctgaacgtctacagttcaatcacatcttgattgcttcatttcaaatccattgtggtggtgtacagagggaaattttacaaaaatcgtgtcactgtccaaatacatatggacctgactgtatgtcCAGAAACAGTCGCTCCAGAGGTTAATGTACTGATGGAATTCACCGTACTTGACAGTGCACTGAATCATGTGCCTTTGCCATATGGTTAgtgaataaaatgcatttataatggtGTACCAATGCCATCTAAACAGTTCAGAATCTGTTATTAGTTAAAATGTGTTTACTtatgtttaattaatataaCATTGCTGTGGGAGAGTCAGTACCTTGCAGTTGCGCTCACATTGCCTCCTTGATTCTCTTGCTTCAGACTGCTGTTGGTACATGTCCTGCTCATGCCTCACTTatgccatacacacacacacacacacacacacacacacacacacacacacaatatcaccATATCTGTCACATTACACAACATGTTGAAAGACAATCAGTGAGTAAATACAGTCGATTCATACCCTACTTTATGAAGGACAATAAATTGAAATactaaaatacaatttttttgttgttgaaaaacACACTGCCCACAAACATACTGAGATAATTTGCTCTAAACTCACTCAGCTTGCTTTTGAGCAGGTCCACCTCTCTCCTGAGCTGTTCCATTTCCTCCCTGCATAGTTTAGAGCTGAAActgaagccacacacacacacacagaccattaCACACATCACCTGGCCATAACCTAATATTATATTCCATCATAGTCTGAATAAAATCCACCAGTGCCTTTAGCAATTCTCATACTCTCACCCAACGCGACTGACCTTTCCTCCCGGTTGCCTAGAGACGTGGCCCTGTCGATGCGGCCTCTTAGGGCGCTCAACTCGCATCCCACTTCCCTTTTCCATTGCTCCAGCCGCATCTCTACCGCGGGGACCTTCTCTCTGTCCATGTCCTGggtcctttctctctccttctcccggTCCTCCAGTCTCTCCCTCAGCCTCCTCACCTCGTCTGGAAATGACGCAAACACAGATGTGCTCgggtggttgtgtgtgtgtgtgtgtgtgtgtgttttaggaccCAGAGGTTATACTATTTATACTATGTTAAAAAAAGCATACCAAAGAGGTTCTTACATAAAACTCTACGGAAATATGAAAGCACGGCCGTGTGACTAAGAAAGGCAGAGAACGCATATTCACCTTGCAGCGTTTGTATTTGCCTTTGTTgaccatctctttctctctccactgACCGCAGGTTCTGCGTTAAGGACTCAATTGTCTGAATATCAAGAACAACATGTTAATGACacgttattgttattattattattattatgacacaTTATTAGGATAATCAGTACCCAAATTATGCACTGTATAGTGGCGCTTGAAAGTTTTCTGTATATCTACATAattacttttgccactcacagatatgtaatattaaatcattttcctcaataaataaatgaccaagtgtaatattttttggTCTAATTTGTTTAACCGGGTTCGCGTTGTCTACTTTCAGGACTTGTTTGAACATCTGACGACGttcatattcatgcagaaatatatacagaatcttctaaagggttcacaaactttcaagcaccactgtagcgaTCAtgctccctctcattctctcttacacatacacagactACAGGTTCCACACACTAATCAATTAAAACGTTCATTAATTTCTGCTGTAGGGAGCTGGCGTGAACCAGAtacagaggtgggtagtaacttgagtaactttttagGGGATGGGAAaagtacttttaagagtaggtttaactggtcATACTtatactcaagttcatttttaataacagaaaatgtacttttacgCCGCTACATTCGGTGGCATTCcccgttactgttaaatgttaatgaatatatgtagctTTGGTAATTCGTTTATATCACGTATAATGAGGTCGCGAGTCTCGCTGTACGCTGCAGTGGTCTGGACGCAACAACCACTCATTTTTTTAGCGCCtaagattcaggattttcccttcattttaatcagattaatcagatctgaagtaactagtaaattgctacttgagtagtcttctcgtCAGATACTTTACTACTCTTACTCAAGtcgttattaatattattacttttactgttacttgagtcaCTATTTGTATAAGTAGTGTTtacttgagtaaaatttttggctactctacccacgtCTGCACAGATGGTAAGGAGATGTAGGCAGACAATACAGAAAATTAGACTAAACGTAATTTGTTCGTCTGAAAATATTTGAGAC
This genomic interval carries:
- the LOC128601376 gene encoding uncharacterized protein LOC128601376; its protein translation is MNWDNQLNHMISAADGSVAKIRERLAFPGRLSREREDVYPVRDRGHVLGLDHPVHLSGAVQWTDLAAVQAQLHNQQQTIESLTQNLRSVERERDGQQRQIQTLQDEVRRLRERLEDREKERERTQDMDREKVPAVEMRLEQWKREVGCELSALRGRIDRATSLGNREESFSSKLCREEMEQLRREVDLLKSKLMRHEQDMYQQQSEARESRRQCERNCKILDTVTESYRTHGFELSRIISQYQHTQQDVRDLRLTVSGLKDEVRGLILKDRLDTPAETLRKSNPSEAMVAVEMSSRRWSLSDSDDELSPTPSLGDISSDDPDISWLGESDPKLRGQGRVAHSSLSGSDLSDLASGFESNHGDIDGKEGGASDSSPELSLRDLRH